In one window of Drosophila innubila isolate TH190305 chromosome 2L unlocalized genomic scaffold, UK_Dinn_1.0 4_B_2L, whole genome shotgun sequence DNA:
- the LOC117780870 gene encoding sphingolipid delta(4)-desaturase DES1, whose product MGQKVSRNDFEWVYTEEPHASRRKIILEKYPQIKKLFGHDPNFKWVAGAMVLTQILALFIVKDLSWPWLIVLAYCFGGILNHSLMLAVHEISHNLAFGHSRPMHNRILGFICNLPIGLPMSISFRKYHLEHHRYQGDEVIDTDIPTLLEARLFDTTFGKFLWVCLQPFFYIFRPLVINPKPPTRLEIINTIIQLSFNAVVVYFFGWKAMAYLLIGSILAMGLHPVAGHFISEHYMFAKGFETYSYYGPLNWITFNVGYHNEHHDFPAVPGSRLPEVKRIAKEFYDTMPQHTSWTRVLYDFVMDPAVGPYARVKRRQRGLAS is encoded by the exons ATGGGACAAAAGGTGTCGCGCAACGACTTCGAATGGGTTTATACGGAAGAACCGCATGCATCGCGTCGCAAGATTATACTCGAGAAATATCCGCAAATCAAGAAACTGTTTGGCCATGATCCCAACTTTAAGTGGGTGGCCGGTGCGATGGTTTTGACTCAAATACTGGCGTTATTCATTGTCAAGGACTTGTCATGGCCATGGCTAATAGTGTTGGCCTATTGCTTTGGCGGCATTCTGAATCACTCGCTCATGTTGGCCGTGCATGAAATATCCCATAATCTGGCCTTCGGACACAGTCGCCCCATGCACAATCGGATTTTGGGTTTCATTTGCAATCTACCCATCGGATTGCCCATGAGCATATCGTTTCGAAAATATCATCTGGAACATCATCG TTACCAAGGCGACGAAGTTATTGACACAGATATTCCCACATTGCTGGAGGCACGATTGTTTGACACGACCTTTGGTAAATTCTTGTGGGTGTGCCTGCAGCCATTCTTCTATATATTCCGTCCGCTGGTGATCAATCCAAAGCCACCGACACGCCTTGAAATCATCAATACGATCATTCAGTTATCCTTTAATGCTGTCgttgtttatttctttggcTGGAAAGCGATGGCGTATTTGTTAATTGGCTCTATTCTGGCCATGGGATTGCATCCAGTGGCGGGACACTTCATATCGGAGCATTATATGTTTGCAAAGGGCTTTGAAACGTATTCATATTATGGACCACTCAATTGGATTACCTTTAATGTGGGCTATCACAATGAGCACCACGATTTTCCGGCTGTGCCTGGCTCCCGATTGCCAGAGGTGAAGCGCATTGCCAAGGAGTTCTACGACACGATGCCGCAGCACACAAGCTGGACACGTGTGCTCTATGACTTTGTGATGGACCCAGCTGTGGGCCCTTATGCGCGTGTCAAGCGCCGACAGCGTGGATTGGCCTCCTAA
- the LOC117779950 gene encoding lysine-specific demethylase lid has product MSGKTETDSQAASGGGGGGGTGNNSNSNGSATPARRLRTRNSTGSGSESAKKSINSSSHINNNNNNSSSNNNNNNNNNSETAAAINEGTITTPGSGTATPGSVERPMPSVPMNHASSSVSASKKYHNSCPHPTPTVHKKTLHTKPHSSNKFDQGKNEEFHFDTPPECPVFRPTAEEFKNPLAYISKIRSIAEKCGIAKILPPEKWSPPFAVDVDKLHFVPRVQRLNELEAKTRVKLNFLDQIAKFWELQGSSLKIPMVERKALDLYTLHRIVQEEGGMEQTTKERKWAKVANRMQYPSSKSVGATLKAHYERILHPFEVYTSGKVLGPAAAAAAASVTPVKLEDCGTDYKTHEIPTRQQIAPPNENNTRRSKRFGNSTASCGLVGAKPGAAGVTIKTETKEDFKRDLLSSFNAVNSAGAGANAGQSAGGGTAPAPNTRATQKKASTEPQQPLIDPLMKYICHICNRGDVEESMLLCDGCDDSYHTFCLLPPLSSIPKGEWLCPRCVVEEVSKPQEAFGFEQAEREYTLQQFGQMADQFKQEYFRKPVHLVPTEMVEREFWRIVSSIDEDVTVEYGADLHTMDHGSGFPTKSSLYLLPGDQEYAESSWNLNNLPLLEDSILGHINADISGMNAPWMYVGMCFAAFCWHNEDHWSYSINYLHWGEPKTWYGVPGSCAEQFEETMKRAAPELFSSQPDLLHQLVTIMNPNILMNNGVPVYRTDQHAGEFVITFPRAYHAGFNQGYNFAEAVNFAPADWLKMGRECVNHYSMLRRFCVFSHDELVCKMALEPAKLTFGIATACYIDMAEMVDTEKKLRKSLLEWGVTRAERRAFELVNDDERHCQECNTTCFLSAVACECNDKLIVCLRHYTVLCGCAPEKHTLIYRYTLDEMPLMLQKLKVKAHSFERWLSRCRDIVDAHTPTSVTLSELQELCKEAETKKFPSSLLIDRLNAAAIEAEKCVTVIQQLGINKVRTRSDHNQEAAQYKLTMEELELFVQEIDNLCCIIDEGTSVRELLVLGRQFVDRAESQLQLSLEALEENDLETLINEGSSLRIELQQLDQLQKRLKQCKWYKRSQGLRETSSKLTYNDVKTLLHTAAADLDPTDPYVDREMRKLQQIGAAIEAWESQAAKFFRRLNQQHDLVEIEQFLKSAGDINGQVPSHGLLKDALRKAREWLRSVEQLQQNNHVTYCHTLEAMIERGLSIPIQLEELSRMQGHLNSAHQWKENTARAFLKKGTFYTLLEVLMPRADAINIDSDLKPRFQDDFLKDKNPAEIVASFKHAEEQELRDMRDLRRQNMSKNMLRDFFCLCKTEFRGLMHNCQLCRDWFHDDCVPPPPSHLVAPQQNGNTGAAVNGNNATMPGQPKWLCPSCVRSKRPRLETILPLLVQLQQLPMRLPEDEALRCLAERAMNWQDRARKALSSPDVSAALEAIISQQLKRRSESNSNCAAVLGSISSPRKPRRMHNLSKQENNTSTARSESDAEDVDDVDDDDDDDECRLRIVEDGYSNDEDEQQTRLATSNAQCSSTDLLKLLSDSEIENLLELMMEGDLLEVSLDETQELWRILETMPPTILQAEARSRVAQHMQQLQQQQRQQQSSTITAPTVASSSSIHSGAEDSNDSLLVQNSPSPGTATATGGSGVPGARNKKRRSNDASGGNAAVPRKKQNTPKQTPGKKSTALRKSDSKASTSPGVDADAENKQANGGNTTATAATTAAAATTTPTAAGATTTATVTPSPAAGHKKRKRTTTTNNNNINNNNSGSGSNNSSGNNNSNAVGGTPTAGNNNTPTGGGGGQKKHAQRSQQTAQEDDEEECRAENCHKPTGREVDWVQCDGGCNEWFHMYCVGLNRSQIKADDDYICIRCSKTVSVGVAGGSSSLTVTTTTTTSSITLNTTTPGKQRAAQSAR; this is encoded by the exons ATGTCCGGCAAGACCGAGACGGACAGTCAAGCCGCCagtggcggtggcggcggaGGAGGCACAGGCAACAATAGCAACTCCAATGGGAGCGCAACGCCAGCGCGACGCCTGCGCACACGCAACTCAaccggcagcggcagcgagtCGGCCAAGAagagcatcaacagcagcagccacataaataataataataataacagcagcagcaacaacaacaacaataataataataatagcgaGACTGCAGCGGCAATCAATGAAGGAACAATAACAACGCCAGGATCTGGAACTGCAACACCCGGATCCGTGGAGCGTCCAATGCCCAGCGTGCCAATGAATCATGCCAGCAGCAGCGTCTCAGCCAGCAAGAAATATCACAATAGTTGTCCACATCCCACGCCCACTGTGCACAAGAAGACGCTGCACACAAAGCCGCacagtagcaacaaatttgatcagGGCAAGAACGAGGAATTCCATTTTGATACGCCGCCGGAGTGTCCAGTGTTTAGGCCAACGGCGGAGGAGTTTAAGAATCCGTTGGCCTACATTAGCAAGATTCGTTCCATAGCGGAGAAATGCGGCATTGCAAAGATATTGCCGCCGGAGAAGTGGTCACCACCATTTGCCGTCGATGTCGATAAGTTGCATTTCGTGCCGCGCGTGCAGCGTCTCAACGAATTGGAGGCAAAGACACGTGtgaaattaaactttttggaTCAAATTGCCAAGTTCTGGGAGCTACAAGGTTCCTCACTAAAAATACCGATGGTGGAGCGCAAAGCTCTAGACCTTTACACGCTGCATCGCATCGTGCAGGAGGAGGGAGGCATGGAGCAAACCACCAAGGAGCGCAAATGGGCCAAGGTGGCCAATCGCATGCAGTATCCATCCAGCAAAAGTGTTGGCGCCACACTCAAAGCCCACTACGAGCGCATACTGCATCCCTTTGAGGTCTACACCTCCGGCAAGGTACTGGGAccggctgctgcagctgccgccGCAAGTGTTACGCCCGTTAAGCTCGAGGATTGCGGCACCGATTACAAGACACATGAGATACCCACACGCCAGCAGATAGCGCCTCCAAATGAGAACAACACACGTCGCTCCAAGCGTTTTGGCAACTCAACTGCCAGCTGTGGTTTGGTCGGGGCCAAACCAGGAGCAGCTGGTGTCACCATCAAGACGGAAACCAAGGAGGATTTCAAACGCGATTTGCTGAGCAGCTTCAATGCGGTGAATTCTGCAGGTGCTGGCGCTAATGCTGGTCAATCAGCCGGCGGAGGCACTGCACCCGCACCCAATACACGCGCTACCCAAAAGAAAGCCTCAACGGAGCCTCAGCAACCGCTCATCGATCCACTCATGAAGTACATCTGTCACATCTGCAATCGTGGCGATGTCGAGGAGTCCATGTTACTGTGCGATGGGTGCGATGATAGCTATCACACTTTCTGCTTATTGCCACCTTTGAGCAGTATACCAAAAG GTGAATGGCTGTGCCCGCGTTGCGTGGTGGAGGAGGTGAGCAAACCGCAGGAAGCCTTTGGCTTTGAGCAGGCTGAACGTGAGTACACATTGCAGCAATTTGGCCAAATGGCAGATCAGTTCAAGCAGGAGTATTTCCGAAAACCGGTGCACTTGGTGCCCACGGAGATGGTAGAGCGCGAATTTTGGCGCATTGTGTCGTCCATTGATGAAGATGTGACTGTGGAATATGGCGCTGATTTGCATACAATGGATCACGGATCTGGTTTTCCCACAAAGAGCTCACTTTATCTATTGCCCGGAGATCAGGAGTATGCCGAGTCCAGttggaatttaaataatttgccaTTGCTAGAGGATTCAATACTGGGACATATAAATGCCGATATTAGCGGCATGAATGCGCCGTGGATGTATGTTGGCATGTGCTTTGCTGCCTTTTGCTGGCACAACGAGGATCACTGGAGCTATTCGATTAACTATTTGCATTGGGGCGAACCAAAGACCTGGTACGGTGTCCCCGGCTCCTGTGCCGAACAATTCGAGGAGACAATGAAGCGTGCTGCTCCCGAGCTGTTCTCATCCCAGCCCGACTTACTGCATCAGCTGGTGACAATTATGAATCCCAATATATTGATGAACAATGGTGTGCCCGTTTATCGCACCGATCAGCATGCCGGAGAGTTTGTCATCACGTTTCCGCGCGCATATCACGCCGGCTTCAATCAGGGCTATAATTTTGCGGAGGCGGTGAACTTTGCCCCCGCCGATTGGTTAAAAATGGGACGCGAATGCGTCAATCATTATTCAATGCTGCGTCGTTTCTGCGTCTTCTCGCACGATGAGCTGGTCTGTAAGATGGCCCTAGAGCCGGCCAAGCTAACATTTGGTATTGCCACGGCATGTTATATTGACATGGCTGAAATGGTGGACACCGAGAAGAAACTACGCAAATCTCTATTGGAATGGGGTGTCACACGTGCCGAACGTCGCGCCTTTGAGCTGGTCAACGATGATGAACGGCATTGCCAGGAGTGCAACACCACCTGCTTCCTATCGGCCGTTGCCTGCGAGTGCAATGACAAACTGATTGTCTGCCTGCGACATTACACTGTTCTTTGCGGCTGTGCGCCAGAGAAGCATACGCTCATCTATCGCTACACGCTGGATGAGATGCCATTAATGCTGCAAAAGTTAAAGGTCAAGGCGCATAGCTTTGAGCGTTGGTTATCCCGTTGTCGTGACATTGTTGATGCACACACTCCCACATCCGTGACGCTGTCTGAGCTGCAGGAGCTGTGCAAGGAGGCCGAAACCAAAAAGTTTCCCTCCTCGTTGCTCATCGATCGACTAAATGCTGCGGCAATTGAGGCTGAAAAATGCGTTACGGTCATTCAACAGCTGGGCATAAATAAG GTACGCACCCGATCCGATCACAATCAGGAGGCGGCACAATATAAGCTCACTATGGAGGAACTGGAGCTTTTTGTGCAGGAGATCGACAATCTGTGCTGCATCATCGATGAGGGAACCTCGGTGCGAGAGCTGCTCGTGCTGGGCAGACAGTTTGTGGATCGAGCCGAGTCACAGTTGCAGCTGTCATTGGAGGCACTCGAGGAGAACGATCTGGAGACGCTGATCAATGAGGGCAGCTCGTTGCGTATTGAATTGCAGCAGTTGGATCAGCTGCAGAAGCGTCTGAAGCAATGCAAGTGGTACAAACGCTCGCAGGGATTGAGGGAGACGAGCTCCAAGCTGACCTATAATGATGTCAAGACGTTGCTGCACACAGCTGCCGCAGATCTGGATCCCACAGATCCCTATGTGGATCGTGAGATGCGTAAACTGCAACAAATTGGAGCTGCAATTGAAGCATGGGAATCGCAGGCAGCCAAATTTTTCCGACGTCTTAATCAGCAGCATGACCTGGTCGAGATTGAACAGTTTCTAAAGTCCGCCGGCGATATAAATGGTCAGGTGCCGTCTCATGGTTTGTTGAAGGACGCATTGCGTAAGGCACGGGAATGGCTTCGCTCTGTGGAGCAATTGCAGCAGAATAATCATGTGACCTACTGTCACACGCTGGAGGCGATGATCGAACGGGGCTTGAGTATACCCATTCAGCTGGAGGAGCTCAGCCGGATGCAGGGGCATCTGAATAGTGCACATCAATGGAAGGAGAATACGGCACGTGCGTTTTTAAAGAAGGGCACATTCTATACGCTACTGGAGGTGCTGATGCCACGTGCAGATGCCATTAATATCGACTCGGATCTCAAGCCACGTTTCCAAGATGATTTCCTCAAGGATAAGAATCCCGCCGAAATTGTGGCCAGCTTCAAGCATGCCGAGGAGCAGGAACTACGCGATATGCGCGACTTGAGGCGCCAGAATATGTCCAAGAATATGTTGCGCGATTTCTTCTGCCTCTGCAAGACCGAATTCCGTGGCCTGATGCACAATTGTCAGCTGTGCCGCGATTGGTTTCACGACGACTGTGTGCCGCCGCCGCCATCGCACTTGGTGGCACCACAACAGaatggcaacactggtgcAGCAGTCAATGGCAACAATGCCACAATGCCAGGTCAACCCAAGTGGCTGTGTCCGAGCTGTGTGCGCTCGAAGCGACCACGTTTGGAAACGATCTTGCCGCTGCttgtgcaactgcaacagctgccGATGCGTCTGCCCGAGGATGAAGCGTTGCGTTGTCTGGCCGAACGGGCCATGAACTGGCAGGATCGGGCACGCAAAGCATTAAGCAGCCCCGATGTGAGCGCCGCTCTGGAAGCCATTATCAGCCAACAGCTAAAGCGTCGCTCCgagagcaacagcaattgtGCCGCCGTCCTGGGCAGCATCAGCAGTCCACGTAAACCGCGACGTATGCACAATTTGTCCAAGCAGGAGAATAACACCAGCACCGCACGCTCCGAATCGGATGCAGAGGATGTGGATGACgttgacgatgacgatgatgatgatgaatgCAGGCTACGAATTGTTGAGGATGGTTACAGCAATGACGAGGACGAGCAACAGACGCGACTGGCGACGAGTAATGCCCAATGCAGCAGCACTGATCTCTTGAAGCTGCTCTCTGACAGTGAAATCGAGAATCTGCTCGAGCTGATGATGGAGGGTGATTTGCTCGAGGTGTCGCTGGATGAGACGCAAGAGTTGTGGCGCATATTGGAAACAATGCCACCGACAATACTGCAGGCGGAGGCAAGGTCGCGTGTGGCACAACacatgcagcagctgcaacagcagcagcgtcagcaGCAATCCTCCACAATAACAGCACCAACGGTTGCCTCCTCTTCGAGCATACATAGCGGCGCCGAAGATTCCAATGACAGCTTGTTGGTGCAGAATAGTCCAAGTCCTGGCACCGCCACTGCCACTGGCGGCAGCGGTGTCCCTGGAGCTCGCAACAAAAAGCGACGGTCCAACGATGCCAGTGGTGGCAATGCTGCTGTGCCGCGCAAGAAACAGAATACGCCCAAGCAGACGCCGGGCAAAAAGTCAACAGCATTACGCAAAAGTGACAGCAAGGCGAGCACCTCACCCGGTGTCGATGCGGATGCGGAGAACAAGCAGGCGAATGGTGGCAACaccacagccacagcagcaacaacagcagcagcagcaacaacaactccaacGGCAGCgggcgcaacaacaacggccACTGTCACGCCCTCGCCAGCAGCTGGACACAAGAAACGTAAACGCaccacaacaaccaacaacaataatattaacaacaacaacagcggcagcggcagcaacaacagcagcggcaacaacaacagtaatgCAGTCGGTGGCACTCCAACAGcgggcaacaacaatacaccAACTGGAGGAGGCGGTGGCCAGAAGAAGCATGCGCAACGCTCACAGCAAACGGCACAGGAAGATGATGAGGAGGAGTGCCGGGCCGAGAATTGTCATAAGCCAACTGGACGGGAGGTGGATTGGGTGCAATGCGATGGCGGCTGCAATGAATGGTTTCACATGTATTGTGTGGGTCTCAATCGCAGCCAGATTAAAGCCGACGATGATTACATATGCATACGCTGCTCCAAGACAGTcagtgtgggcgtggccggtggcagcagcagtctaacagtgacaacaacaacaacaaccagcagcATCACATTAAACACAACAACGCCAGGCAAGCAGCGAGCAGCGCAGTCGGCGCGGTAG
- the LOC117780474 gene encoding tetraspanin-17 isoform X2, whose protein sequence is MPAVRKYRRETSEISCCLKYLLFTSNVVIWMAALLVLAIGIWAWTEKDMFRNISKLTFIALDPAFVLIILGTITFMLGFMGSVGALRENTCLLGAYAIFLSVLLLSEIGFCGLAFVLKDKGWIKDQATEGLRAFIKHYREDPDQQNLIDWIQEDWLQCCGIDGPKDWDSNNYFNCSSIAIGSREACGVPFSCCRRRPQEVIKNKQCGYDVRKEGYPVDRNIHERGCLRAGEDWLETHLIGVAASCVALLITQILGICFAQNLRADIYTQKSKWH, encoded by the exons ATGCCCGCAGTGCGCAAATATCGACGCGAGACAAGTGAAATCAGTTGCTGCCTTAAATACTTGCTCTTTACCAGCAATGTAGTCATATGGATGGCTGCACTCCTCGTACTTGCTATTGGTATTTGGGCCTGGACCGAAAAGGACATGTTTCGCAACATCAGTAAACTAACGTTCATCGCATTGGATCCAGCTTTTGTGCTCATCATACTGGGCACCATCACATTCATGCTCGGCTTCATGGGCAGTGTGGGTGCACTGCGCGAAAATACGTGTCTGTTGGGTGCA tatgcaatatttttaagtgtaCTGCTGCTTAGTGAGATTGGCTTTTGTGGATTGGCGTTTGTGCTCAAGGACAAAGGCTGG ATCAAAGATCAGGCCACCGAGGGCTTAAGGGCTTTCATCAAACACTACCGCGAGGATCCGGATCAGCAGAATCTGATTGATTGGATACAGGAGGATTGGTTGCAATGCTGCGGCATTGATGGTCCCAAGGACTGGGATAGCAATAACTATTTCAATTGTTCCTCTATTGCAATTGGCAGCCGTGAAGCCTGTGGCGTTCCCTTCTCCTGCTGTCGCCGGCGACCACAGGAAGTGATTAAGAACAAACAATGTGGCTACGATGTGCGCAAGGAGGGCTAT CCTGTGGATAGAAACATACATGAGCGTGGTTGTTTGCGCGCTGGCGAGGATTGGCTGGAGACACATCTAATTGGTGTCGCTGCCTCGTGTGTTGCCCTGCTCATCACGCAG attCTGGGTATTTGTTTTGCACAGAATTTGCGTGCCGATATTTATACCCAAAAATCTAAATGGCACTGA
- the LOC117780474 gene encoding tetraspanin-17 isoform X1, giving the protein MPAVRKYRRETSEISCCLKYLLFTSNVVIWMAALLVLAIGIWAWTEKDMFRNISKLTFIALDPAFVLIILGTITFMLGFMGSVGALRENTCLLGAYAIFLSVLLLSEIGFCGLAFVLKDKGWIKDQATEGLRAFIKHYREDPDQQNLIDWIQEDWLQCCGIDGPKDWDSNNYFNCSSIAIGSREACGVPFSCCRRRPQEVIKNKQCGYDVRKEGYHGELSKIIYEKGCVQSGEEWIEHNLIIISTAAIGVMFFQILGICFAQNLRADIYTQKSKWH; this is encoded by the exons ATGCCCGCAGTGCGCAAATATCGACGCGAGACAAGTGAAATCAGTTGCTGCCTTAAATACTTGCTCTTTACCAGCAATGTAGTCATATGGATGGCTGCACTCCTCGTACTTGCTATTGGTATTTGGGCCTGGACCGAAAAGGACATGTTTCGCAACATCAGTAAACTAACGTTCATCGCATTGGATCCAGCTTTTGTGCTCATCATACTGGGCACCATCACATTCATGCTCGGCTTCATGGGCAGTGTGGGTGCACTGCGCGAAAATACGTGTCTGTTGGGTGCA tatgcaatatttttaagtgtaCTGCTGCTTAGTGAGATTGGCTTTTGTGGATTGGCGTTTGTGCTCAAGGACAAAGGCTGG ATCAAAGATCAGGCCACCGAGGGCTTAAGGGCTTTCATCAAACACTACCGCGAGGATCCGGATCAGCAGAATCTGATTGATTGGATACAGGAGGATTGGTTGCAATGCTGCGGCATTGATGGTCCCAAGGACTGGGATAGCAATAACTATTTCAATTGTTCCTCTATTGCAATTGGCAGCCGTGAAGCCTGTGGCGTTCCCTTCTCCTGCTGTCGCCGGCGACCACAGGAAGTGATTAAGAACAAACAATGTGGCTACGATGTGCGCAAGGAGGGCTAT CACGGAGAGCTGTCCAAGATCATTTATGAAAAGGGCTGTGTCCAGTCTGGCGAGGAGTGGATAgagcataatttaattatcatttcCACGGCTGCAATTGGTGTTATGTTTTTCCAG attCTGGGTATTTGTTTTGCACAGAATTTGCGTGCCGATATTTATACCCAAAAATCTAAATGGCACTGA
- the LOC117780474 gene encoding tetraspanin-17 isoform X3: MPAVRKYRRETSEISCCLKYLLFTSNVVIWMAALLVLAIGIWAWTEKDMFRNISKLTFIALDPAFVLIILGTITFMLGFMGSVGALRENTCLLGAYAIFLSVLLLSEIGFCGLAFVLKDKGWIKDQATEGLRAFIKHYREDPDQQNLIDWIQEDWLQCCGIDGPKDWDSNNYFNCSSIAIGSREACGVPFSCCRRRPQEVIKNKQCGYDVRKEGYPVDRNIHERGCLRAGEDWLETHLIGVAASCVALLITQHGELSKIIYEKGCVQSGEEWIEHNLIIISTAAIGVMFFQILGICFAQNLRADIYTQKSKWH, encoded by the exons ATGCCCGCAGTGCGCAAATATCGACGCGAGACAAGTGAAATCAGTTGCTGCCTTAAATACTTGCTCTTTACCAGCAATGTAGTCATATGGATGGCTGCACTCCTCGTACTTGCTATTGGTATTTGGGCCTGGACCGAAAAGGACATGTTTCGCAACATCAGTAAACTAACGTTCATCGCATTGGATCCAGCTTTTGTGCTCATCATACTGGGCACCATCACATTCATGCTCGGCTTCATGGGCAGTGTGGGTGCACTGCGCGAAAATACGTGTCTGTTGGGTGCA tatgcaatatttttaagtgtaCTGCTGCTTAGTGAGATTGGCTTTTGTGGATTGGCGTTTGTGCTCAAGGACAAAGGCTGG ATCAAAGATCAGGCCACCGAGGGCTTAAGGGCTTTCATCAAACACTACCGCGAGGATCCGGATCAGCAGAATCTGATTGATTGGATACAGGAGGATTGGTTGCAATGCTGCGGCATTGATGGTCCCAAGGACTGGGATAGCAATAACTATTTCAATTGTTCCTCTATTGCAATTGGCAGCCGTGAAGCCTGTGGCGTTCCCTTCTCCTGCTGTCGCCGGCGACCACAGGAAGTGATTAAGAACAAACAATGTGGCTACGATGTGCGCAAGGAGGGCTAT CCTGTGGATAGAAACATACATGAGCGTGGTTGTTTGCGCGCTGGCGAGGATTGGCTGGAGACACATCTAATTGGTGTCGCTGCCTCGTGTGTTGCCCTGCTCATCACGCAG CACGGAGAGCTGTCCAAGATCATTTATGAAAAGGGCTGTGTCCAGTCTGGCGAGGAGTGGATAgagcataatttaattatcatttcCACGGCTGCAATTGGTGTTATGTTTTTCCAG attCTGGGTATTTGTTTTGCACAGAATTTGCGTGCCGATATTTATACCCAAAAATCTAAATGGCACTGA